tttgaatagcAATCTATTCTTTTTAAACTCCGGAAAAACtaaatatatgaaatttcatTGATCCAGGAAAATAATTCCTCAACATCCTCAATTCCTCAGGATCCGTATATGAATCAGTTTGCTATAAAAGaagtgaaaactttaaaatacctACTTAGGTTTTCATCTAGATAGTACCCTTTCTTGGAGTTGCCATATACAACATCTAGAAAAAAGAGTTTCTCCTCTCTGTGGTGTACTCTAAACATTGAAGAATTTTGTACCAGAACATGTACTGTTAAAATTCTACTATGCATTTATCAACTCTCTATTTCACTATATAATAACAGTCTGGCATCTCAATCACATATACATAAACTTCCAACTCTGCAAACtagttgcttaaaaaatatttacagcaAAGGAAGTTGCTGCATCCAACTAGTAATTATTCATCCAAATTACATAATATCTTACCGTTATCCTATCTTTGTGATTACCAAACCGTATTGTATGTATTTGATAACCTGCATTCATCAACTATCATTCAAAACCTTCGTTTCACAACAGGAAAAAGAACACATAACACTAGATACTTGAATTTTCTTCAACGCTACCGATTCTCAACTCCTTAGGACAGAAAAGGATATCGTTTATTGgaccaacaaaatttaatttatggcccaatgaattaaaagaaatcaattctCGGTCCATTTTcatttgactttgaaaatagaTCGAGAGTTGCTTGAATATATCAACAATAActtaaatattgaatattttatacagtaactcaaaaaaatacaacaaacaaaTGATTTAAACTGATAAAGTATACTTCAtgattcaaatgaattaaaataacaaaattttgaaatatggcAATAAACGTAAACAttctttatcttaaaaaaaggaaaaaaataaagaaaaaagtttgaaaaattcaacttaaatgttcaaaaattactgaaatatgCCATTAAGTCGACGATCAAATTGCGGATAAAAAATTGATCGGTTTCGGCACGAAAAAACCACGGCCATTCTCAATTAGGGCACGGTTGGATTTTTGTAAGTGTACGGACGTGTTGTTGAAAGGGGTTTGTACGAggcattttaatttgtttaaatttaaattagacCTCTTTCCGACTGGATCGTCTCTTTAAATCTGactgtatttgaaaattcagagacaaaattttgaatttcgagtTATGAGCCTGAAGCCTCGTTTCACATTTGTTATCCGAGTTTTCTTGTTGAatttaatatttcgataattATGCGTAACTACGAATAATCATTATATAAACCccgtttaattttttgtttgttttttttttttaaatttcaaatcaatcaaaatagaTGTATTTATAAAGTAGATGAAACTGACTTACCTTTTattccgaattttcaaaataactatttggaaTTTAAAGGGACGAAAGGTTGTGAATTGATTCTAttaagtatcctactaacaatccttcttTCTTTCCTCATTGACTAATAGGACgaggccggcgccgttattgatcctTAGTTTAAGGCTAAGTTAAGCTCAATTAATCGAAATGAATATAATACATAAACGTCTTTATGGTCGTGCGAACGGGGGGTTTGAGGAATAAACCCCTCTCCCTCCATTGAGTGTCAAAAACTGCCAAGAgcaatgttcttctctaaactcaaaatttaaaatttcttgtcaaattttgaagtacggccaacttttttttaaaaattttcttacttgttgAAATTCATGCCcaataaattatttcaataacatTAGAATTAActtttatgaaggattaatcatcttaatttatgtttgtagatttagtttatcggcctagcggtgaaaagtgatgtcctttttagtagggacatctaaagattaggaATTTTTTccatataggtggatagaaggttagatgaaatgaaagattttgaaaatgaacgggtagaatttatttagaagcataccatcacatatcaaatttttgttcctcacgggcctactactatgaagcggtagatacaaATAGAGTtacatctaccaccacacattagtaggccaagcgtggtccgccccacaagggaaaacttgcagtgcggacgaacaaaaagatgatatgtgatcgatCAGATATAGTCCCTTTAAATTAGAAACGcatacatcgatagatgcgtttctgaatTGAAGGGagtatatctgagcgatcacatatcatctttttgtcagGTATATAgtaaattttttctttgcttttttttaatgaaatgccaatgattaataaaaaaaattaacttttagagttttgttgtgaaaatttgatcaaaattaatgttaacgttttttttatgggagtttgaaatatgattgactgatgtgtttcgataaaaaaaatatttcaattgtttttcttgaaaatttaaatcgaattttttaTATTGGTGGATATTGaggaaaaaagtccggattcaCACGGCTCAGATACTTGCAGGTCAGAATCATTCCGGATTTTAAGgtcccaaattttatttaaacgttaaaatttattatatttaaacattaaaattgaatgtctgtgatcagattttagattctgtATCCAACTTATTGTTCTTAaatttcagtttggatcatcatttccaaaccaaatcctgattctgatctttgtttttcttttcaaacttaaatagTAAACTTATTGCATATTCCATATTACAAACTCATAATTCTGGAATATGAAAAGTAAATAATTTaaaggcttgccagatactttcagaaaaaagcgggacatttcacgaaaaaaagcgggacacagcggaaaaaagcgggacatttaggaaaattttgaaattagcctaattgtgtagccaaacttataagttgttcatagaaagtacactgaggtttttttttaacgcagattgattttgctcagtttttcttacttacttacttaatgatcccgcgccgatcctccggtgcatagggccgtggtaaaagacctccactgctgacgatccggagccagcgacttcacctggtcccagtcaagattctcgtcgacagttcggatttcagcggctaggcttcgccgccacgagtttctgggcctgcctcttcttcgatgaccttctggattccagtcaagcgcctctctgcaaatctcgttttcatcttttcgcagcgtgtgcccaatccatctccacttacgttcccgaatctaaatttctagcgccctttgatgacaccggcgatgtagttcctcattcgagatgcagttgccaggccaccatgcgcggatgatattccgcaggcagcggtttacaaatacttgcagttttcgcgtcgtcaccgcatatgtgcaccaagtttcgcacccgtacagcaatacggatttgacgtttgagttaaagattcgaatttttgttcgtagagagatctggcgtgaccgccagatgtttcggagactcgcaaacgcaaatcgggcctttctgatccgggtttcgatatcttttctggtaccaccatcaggcgttatctggctaccaagatactggaagcactccactttctcaacttgttgcccagctaccatgaaactggagggatttcctgtgttgatctccatcgacttggtctttccgacattgactttgagacctgctgccttggaactttcggtgaggtcgtcgagtttgctctgcatgtccggttgtatttgggcgagcaaaacaatatcgtcagccaggtcaaggtcgttcagttgctccattgttaaaggatttcacggcaatcctcggttcggtgcacagtcgatcgatccagtcagaatctcatctattacgatgaggaaaagtagcggtgataagatacatccttgtctcactccagcagttaccgggattggttcggacaagacaccatcgtgcaagaccttgcacgaaaatgcctcgtattgtgcttcgatgagatggactagtttctctgggacccctcgtcgccttagagccgcccagatgtttttaagattaagtcggtcgaatgctttttcgaaatcaacgaacaccagcagaagagagtcctggaactcgttgatttgttccagtattattcgtagcgttgtgatgtggtccacacatgatcgtccggatcggaatccagcttgttgccgtcggagtgtagcgtcgattttctcctggatcactttgcagagtactttgagtgttgtacagatcaacgttatgcctcgccagttaccgcactctgtcaggtctcctttccaATGTAGATTCCAAtgtagaattttgaattaaaaactgaataacGAAATAATATTggaagtcaaaaataaaaaaaattcaaataagagatttctggttgaaGGTTCTGATAAAAGTTCCTTTATAACATATCAATATTTCTGGAACTTTAAtagattcaaaaattgttttcaaattgtaaTCTCAGGTTCAAAGACAGAATTCggattctgaatttaaatttaaaatcgacaTTCAGGTTCAGTTCGGagttaagatttttaaatctagattaaaatatcaatgtaaGAATTTCATAAAGGATTCTCAATGCAGGTGATcgtagattcaaaattttgattcgggattcaaaataaaacacaaatcagaagaaatcacagatatgcagaaaaaaattagactcatttaaaagatttcatttttataaaaatgttgattttaattttttttaaatgatcacaGGATTCCAATGATGAAATCAATCATCAGTGATAGATTGGTCAAAGAACTTGTATTTTATTCTCAAGTGAAAGTTcaactggaaacatattttatttgtttgatgtttAGCATTATTTATATTGGAAATTCTTTACATAGAAAGTTTCAAACGaaagttttgtattttaattgagtttacaagagtataaaataaatctgatattAACTGCGAATCAAATCTCAAActtttatttgtatttaaatgtttgataaaaatggttactttaaTAGTTAAGAAGAATTCACTTATTACTTGCTGTTTTGAgtatatacaaaaaaatttctttaaaattaaaccTTCAGGATCAAGAAATTTCATGAAGGAAATATTTGGTCACCATGAGCCTGTTCTACCTACGACCCTGAACGTCTTCAAATTAATCTTATAGTTATCCATAACTGTCTGATATAGAGACTTTAATGATGGATTTGTCCAAACACTTGATTTTTTCACTGTTTGTGCTATGATTTATAGAAATGTAAGCATACTTTTAGGATCCTTTTTTTCTAAGACTTGTAAACTGTGTCATGAAAAGTGATAGGCCAAACAAAGTTCAAACGTtttatataaggtacaccggggtaagtgtggacgggttttcgtatagttcaactttaaaaaatcataaaaaaaatcagcattggagcaattttgataaattgacgttcaatgtgatgcagaacatgttttttacaaaagctgaagagatgagctcgatagaagcaaagcgaaaaaagttatcacgcaaatcgttatggacggctggtgtcttcacttaccccgctttatggggtaagtgtggacggtagattttctctttaatttctcaggaaattttcaaaaaaattttgttttcttggttgaatacgttactttattgctcggaCCGTAGAAAATTTGGATAAAAGTTCATGATACCATAATTatagtgtgtaatttatgttacaacacacgagatccgatttcatcaaaaacacagaacaaataagtactttactcaaattttcatgatccgaatgcttaatatagctaaataatacaactcataaaggatgaaggacagaaaattgaaaaaatgtgtaaacatcaagtctttttaaagccgtccacacttaccccaggtaggggttggagacaaaattttagttttttgtaaataaactcttttttcttaatttttaaccgccgtCTCTTTTCCTAACTGAttgtttggaatgtaaggattgtttcaatgtagagtttttcatcgagagccagctagtttaggagaaatttgcaattgaaaaagatgcacatcaactcgacatcgtagttgaaaatagaaaattccgaaaaagtcgctgtaaacaaccgttattgtctgaatcgtatctttttcacagttattggatagactacaagtaaattgaacattctgcatcaaaagtttgaaaaaatagtgcacagtattgtttttatagccatcgtccacacttaccccgcgtccacaattaccccggtgtaccttatcgaatttcttgattttgacAAAAGTAAAGCTCTCCTGAAATAAAGGATCGAATCTCTTTTAACTTTAAACAAtctcttttttcgtttttttattattccattTTGGGATTAAATTtagttcttatttttggagcagAGAAACTTATAATTACATACTGTCATGAACTGTATAACACGGTTTTGATTGATTACATGAATAAAGGTACTTTGCTCTTAATGGGTTAATACCAGCATATATGACGTCACTATTTCGGGGATCACCGTTAGTTAGCTCGAGGGCTTGTTTCAATCATTGTTTGCTTGTCTCCATCATTAAGATCAGCTTAAGAAATGGAATACTAGTTCAATGTGGCGTAATTTGTATGAcgttaataaacttttttttaaattttgttacaaaaaatcttcttgaacatttgttttcaaaattcttaaaatttgaagaattataaaaatatagaacCTGAATGATTTTGAGATCTAGACTGAGAACTAGATGTTTAAGGATGATTCAGTTAACCTTTTCGAACCCTGGTATGAATGAAgatattgtaaattttcaaactcatAAAACATTAATCTACAACGATCGGTATCTGAACCTTCTGATTAtactaaacatgatttttaaaaaatttcctgtTGAAAGGTCTTGAATTTAGCAATCTCTCTAATGTTAAACGGGTGTTGATGGGTTAACCTGACTTCATGAAGGTTAATGACTCTCCATGCACTTGATTCTTTCGATATGCAGACAGCATCTTCTGCCGGTAGGTCTGTACCTACACATAATTCATGGTCAGCAGATTTCATAGGATGcttgtgattttttgttgataaaaaactAGTTTTGGACTGGCATTTACTCGATGGAGGCTCGATGATTCTGGCCAGCGGGCGGCGCTGGACTGGCACCGTTAGTAGCAGTTGATCCTTCGAATTGCTCTAAGGTGTTTTTCGGTCAGAATGGTAACGATTAAGATTTTCCTGTTTTGCTTCCTACTGGCGTTGGTGACATCGGAAGAAACTACATCGAGTGATAAGCCGACGGAACCTGTTTTCTTGAAAAAGCTCGCCAACCGTAACAATGGAGATCGATATTTGATGTTGTAGGTGTGAATCCacaaatttggaaatcaaaatcGCAGCTGTTCATTTCTTTCGTGCTAATTGGTTTCTGTTTCAGTTTCTCCCAGAGTGATGGCCAGTTTCGGTATGAGCGTGGGTTTTTCAGACGTCTTTCGGAAGACGATCCACCGATTTGGGTCGTAACTGGGCACTATGGGTACAGATCACCGGAAGGGCAGCTTTTCAGTTACAAATATACGGCAGATGAAAAAGGCTATCGACAGGAGCCGGAACCGAACGGAGAAGAAGCTCTTGCCGCAGTTGTCAATCGTATTGACCCCAAGACATTGATATCGCTTGTCGGTTGAAGAGTTCGTGCGGATGGTAAAAAAGTGGTAAAGAATTAAAAGAAGTGATTCTGAAGCTTCAACAGCCTGTCTGAAATAAAGTGAATcagtgatgaaattttaaaattatacggATTCCAAGTCAGagattattacattttttttggggAAAGAAATTCATATTCAGTCTTTAGATCAGTGTTTTTCAAAGTGAGCCGTACCGCCCCCGGGGGGCGTTGAAAACCTACGAGGGGACGGTGAAAGAGCCCCAAACTTCctatttttgttgtatttctataacaatatgttttttccgtttattaaaatttctattactacaatcaatcttcaaattattatatacctatttttacaaaaatctctACATTCAATATGTGTTCAcgtaacaatgaaaaaatcgcaaaaaattaggaaaatcctCACATCCTGGCCTTTATTATAAGCTTTTTAACAGAtgttccaaaaaattttgaaatgtttatcaaaGATGATTTTATTGTTCCAACATTTTTCGCGAATTCGTTTCTGGAAATCTCGAATTCGATTGATGTCATTTCTATCAAGTCATATATGTTCGTAAATACTTCTAGGGGGCGGTAAGCTCTCAAATATCGAGATAGGGGGACAACAGTTTTGAAAACCACAAAGACCGGCAAATTTGAGCTAAATAAAGTATGTTCCCAGTGTCCGCCGTTCTTGAAAACTTTAGTAGATTTGTTCTAGCAGCGATGTTAgcctagcttagcttagcttggttgattATAGATCTGTTCTAGCAACGATGTTACATATAAACAGTGTCCGGCACAAatacgctaatccgctaatcgctaattagtccgttAACTTTCGGTTAGCGAATTTATTTTCTCGCTAATTTCTTCTTCAGCTAGCGAATAAGAAAGTTCCGCTAATTTTTAGTTCCGCTAACTGAAGAACGCTACCTCTTTGGAGTGTTAATTTGTCCATAAACTTATAGGTCATAAATTCGGCAtcattcagatttgaaattttgaatccgaTCAGGTATTTAACTTTTCgttaaagattgatttcagaagcTATTCGATCTCGATTTTGACTTGAATTTATGTCTGAAGCATAAGCCTTCTTTGAATataaaagagatgaaaaagttgagaaaaatagaaatttccagaacaaaataaatcaataatcaaTCAACCTATTGAGTATTAAtgtcaaaatagataaaaatctattccggacaaaacaaaacatctaccTAAAAAGAATCTTCGCATTaactgatgtaaaaaaattgataaacgggtgaatattttgaaaaatttgattcaaaagttttttcttttaCTTTCCATCAAATACGCTAACTAAAACTAAAAGTAAACTGACGCAACTGTTATggacagaaatattacaaaacaaGTTAGAAACTGCCCCTATCGATATCattgaacaattttataatattattataatataagatggctgcaaaatttgtgttttgcttatcttttttcaaatctttctacTATCGATTGGCGATTAGCGCTTCTTTATTATAGATCGATAACTTTTACGCAACATTTAGAGGtcttaattagcgatcgctaactttgaccgagttagcgatctaattagcgccgctaacttttcagttagcgatgccgaacactgcataTAAAGTGATGGTTTTGTATTGCATGGTAGTTGGTATCACATGAATCCATTTTAATCTGTGAAGATAATCTCAACAGGacaactcaaaaaattttaacggaGAAGTGCAATCACCCAATTAGCTAGGATCATATCATTAACCTTTGTTATCCTCCATATTCTAGCGATAATGCAATCACACAAGgcactattttattttttttatttatttttatttatttatttattgccattatgtaacgtaagatacaatcttataacttgttacaatgtgttatactgATGTGTTTTCCTAGCTAAATTTTTATTCGCTCGTTTCTTCAAGATTATGTCGTTCTTAATCTGCAAGTCCTGCTAATAAACCCCTCTTGAACTCTGACCTAGATCTAATAGATTTTACATGGAAAGGAATAACGTTCCAGTTAACGATACCTCTCACGAAAAACGAGTTACTATAGTGAACAGAACTGTGTCGGGGAATAACGAAACATCCTGTACGAGAACTACGTAGCTGTACAAGGAGAGATCTTAGATACTCCGGTTTGCCTGAGGAAAGAATCCTATGAATAACAGTAACGGATCTGAAGGCATAAAATCTCTCGAAGCGACATCCTAATAAACCTTTTTGAAGATATGAGACGTGTGAGAATCttgtaagattaaaaacatatctGACGCAAGAATTCAGCGCAGTGCGAAGTCTTCTCATAGATCTCTCCGAAGCGTTTTGATAAAGAAAATCACCGTAGATGAATAAAGGATAaataaacgacttaaataggCGGAGTTTCGTTGAGGTATCCAAATGTTTAGTTGTCAAGTAGAGCTTTTTCAAAGATCCATATATTTTACCACATTGGGAGTTTATTTGGCGGTCCCAagagaaacttttttcaaaaataacaccaaggttTTCAGCGTGGTCTACAAACGAAATTTATTGTCCATCATAATAAAGTTTAGGAGATAGGACAGATGGAGTTAACTTGTTGATGAAAAGTGCTTTTGTTTTTGCTGGATTAATAGGCAGAAGGTTATCAACAGCCCA
This sequence is a window from Uranotaenia lowii strain MFRU-FL chromosome 3, ASM2978415v1, whole genome shotgun sequence. Protein-coding genes within it:
- the LOC129751225 gene encoding uncharacterized protein LOC129751225 translates to MVTIKIFLFCFLLALVTSEETTSSDKPTEPVFLKKLANRNNGDRYLMFFSQSDGQFRYERGFFRRLSEDDPPIWVVTGHYGYRSPEGQLFSYKYTADEKGYRQEPEPNGEEALAAVVNRIDPKTLISLVG